One window of Ailuropoda melanoleuca isolate Jingjing chromosome 3, ASM200744v2, whole genome shotgun sequence genomic DNA carries:
- the ZFYVE16 gene encoding zinc finger FYVE domain-containing protein 16 isoform X1, whose product MDSYFKAAVSDLDKLLDDFEQNPDEQDYLQDDQNTYDSNHCSVSSELASSQLTSLLPKDQQCINCCASSETCHETNQISLNKTHEGLTSIQNEKNVTGLDLLSSVDGGTSDEIRPLYMGRCSKPVCDLISDMGNLVHVTNSEEDIKQLLPDDFKSSADSLIGLDLSSASETLCASSTDCGNNTVREEQNDVNSELQNREISEAEELGIKVDTTPSDSCKYSVKENLKDKKISNQLEPVVDFNMPSALTQQSSKMFDAKDSLQHKDQPCELLKADNCLVKEEVDVAVIAATECLKGGDHTNALPCSFPENEDLYLNDSNTKDENFKLPDFSFQEDRTAIFIKQSAKEGSRDVDRKDNQDVIQDSSPTLHVSGEEIYSPLTCLPVPGSLCGSFVESKAHGDCLPQNEHKDSIQDAVLVHEEIQKNVILGGEPLEETDLLKQEKCKNITKQVGNKKEESSQMVIRVESLDHPGNTNSSTATESQMELSGANAPEFPDHCEGLLFSSSDIDGQDLDYFNIDEGMKSGALISDAELDAFLTEQYLQTSNIKSFEESVNDSKSEMNQIDMKGLDDGNVNNMYFNAETGATGESPGTNMICETVVKQNTTENGGLSLGEKSTIPVEQGLSNSKSEITNEVSVSDINSQSVHVGGARPKQLFSIPSRPRGSKEPDKPDVPNMPESEPNIANMIVPTTCTTDSTTGPQVSFNSNYIDIESNFEGGSTFVTVNEESLPVNTCKEGLVLGQKQPTWVPDSEAPNCMNCQVKFTFTKRRHHCRACGKVFCGVCCNRKCKLQYLEKEARVCVVCFETISKAQAFERMMSPTCSNLKSNHSDECATIQPLQETQTSSIPSPTTLPISALKQPNVEGLCSKEQKRVWFADGILPNGEVADTTKLSSGSKKCSEDMSPLLPDMPLTVNTMDHAHSTTVEKANNEIGDITRNEIIRSPISQVPSAEKLPINTGTEGLPTSCSFTLNDDVFAEVEGPPSPTGVLVHSNLPVASTSDYRLLCGIDKNVCNKLSLLPNDEDSLPPLLVASGEKGSVAVVEEHPSHEQIILLLEGKSFRPVTFVLNANLLVNVKLVFYSSDKYWYFSTNGLHGLGQAEIIILLLCLPNEDTIPKDIFKLFITIYKDALKGKYIENLDNITFTESFLGSKDHGGFLFITPTFQKLDDLLLPSNPFLCGILIQKLEIPWAKVFPMRLMLRLGAEYKAYPAPLTSVRGRKPLFGEIGHTIMNLLVDLRNYQYTLHNIDQLLIHMEMGKSCIKIPRKKYNDVMKVINSSNEHVISIGASFSTEADSHLVCIQNDGIYQTQANSATGHPRKVTGASFVVFNGALKTSSGFLAKSSIVEDGLMVQITPETMDGLRLALREQKDFKITCGKVDAVDLREYVDICWVDSEEKGNKGVISSVDGISLQGFPSEKIKLEADFETDEKTVKCTEVFYFLKDQDLSVSATRYQFAKEIAMACSAALCPHLKTLKSNGMNKIGLRVSIDTDMVEFQAGSEGQLLPQHYLNDLDSALIPVIHGGTSNSTSLPLEIELVFFIIENLF is encoded by the exons TCTATATGGGACGATGTAGTAAGCCTGTTTGTGATCTGATAAGCGACATGGGTAACTTAGTTCATGTAACTAATAGTGAAGAAGATATTAAACAGTTATTGCCAGATGATTTTAAGTCTAGTGCAGATTCTTTGATTGGTTTGGATTTATCTTCAGCATCAGAAACTCTTTGTGCTTCTTCAACAGACTGTGGTAATAATACTGTCAGAGAGGAACAGAATGATGTCAACTCTGAATtacaaaatagagaaattagTGAAGCTGAAGAATTGGGTATAAAAGTAGATACAACACCTTCAGATTCATGTAAATACAGtgtaaaagagaatttaaaggataaaaagaTTTCTAATCAGTTAGAACCGGTTGTTGATTTTAACATGCCATCTGCTTTGACTCAACAAAGTTCCAAAATGTTTGATGCCAAAGACAGCCTACAACACAAGGACCAGCCATGTGAACTACTGAAAGCCGATAACTGTTTGGTAAAAGAGGAAGTAGATGTGGCAGTCATAGCTGCCACAGAATGTTTAAAAGGAGGAGACCACACAAATGCTTTGCCTTGCAGTTTTCcagaaaatgaagatttataCTTAAATGACTCAAatacaaaagatgaaaatttCAAATTACCTGACTTTTCCTTTCAGGAAGATAGGACTGCTATTTTTATCAAACAATCTGCAAAAGAAGGCTCAAGAGATGTAGATCGTAAAGATAATCAAGATGTAATTCAGGATTCCTCTCCAACTCTACATGTTTCAGGTGAAGAGATATACTCCCCCCTGACCTGTCTTCCAGTACCCGGGTCTTTGTGTGGATCATTCGTTGAAAGTAAAGCACATGGTGATTGTTTACCGCAGAATGAACATAAAGATAGCATACAAGATGCAGTGCTAGTGcatgaagaaatacagaagaatgTTATTCTGGGTGGGGAACCATTGGAGGAGACTGATCTTTTGAaacaggaaaaatgtaaaaacataactAAACAGGTGGGAAATAAGAAGGAAGAGTCCAGCCAGATGGTAATCAGAGTTGAGTCTTTGGATCACCCTGGTAACACAAATTCCTCTACAGCTACAGAATCTCAGATGGAGCTTTCTGGTGCTAATGCCCCAGAGTTTCCTGATCATTGTGAAGGTCTCCTTTTTTCAAGCAGTGATATCGATGGGCAAGACTTAGATTACTTTAATATTGATGAAGGCATGAAAAGTGGTGCACTAATTAGTGATGCTGAACTTGATGCCTTTCTGACTGAACAGTATCTTCAGACTAGTAACATAAAATCATTTGAAGAAAGTGTAAATGACTCAAAATCTGAAATGAATCAGATAGACATGAAAGGCCTAGATGATGGGAATGTCAATAATATGTATTTCAATGCTGAAACAGGTGCTACTGGAGAAAGTCCTGGCACTAATATGATTTGTGAAACAGTTGTTAAACAGAATACAACAGAAAATGGTGGCctttctttaggggaaaaaagtacaaTTCCAGTTGAACAAGGGTTATCTAACAGTAAATCTGAGATTACGAATGAAGTATCAGTCTCTGATATTAACAGTCAATCTGTTCATGTTGGAGGGGCCAGACCAAAGCAATTGTTTAGCATTCCATCAAGACCAAGGGGTTCAAAGGAACCAGATAAACCAGATGTTCCAAATATGCCTGAAAGTGAGCCCAACATAGCAAATATGATTGTTCCAACCACTTGTACTACCGATTCTACAACTGGTCCTCAGGTTAGCTTCAACTCTAATTACATCGATATAGAAAGTAATTTTGAAGGTGGATCCACTTTTGTAACTGTGAATGAAGAATCTCTACCTGTAAACACTTGCAAAGAAGGCCTGGTTTTGGGCCAGAAACAACCTACTTGGGTTCCTGATTCAGAAGCTCCAAACTGTATGAACTGCCAAGTCAAATTTACTTTTACGAAACGGCGACACCACTGCCGAGCATGTGGGAAA gTATTTTGTGGTGTCTGTTGTAATAGGAAGTGTAAACTACAATATCTAGAAAAGGAAGCAAGAGTATGTGTAGTCTGCTTTGAGACTATTAGTAAAG CTCAGGCATTTGAAAGGATGATGAGTCCAACTTGTTCTAATCTTAAATCTAATCATTCTGATGAATGTGCCACCATCCAGCCTCTTCAGGAGACTCAAACATCCAGTATACCTTCACCTACAACTTTACCGATCTCAGCACTTAAACAACCAAATGTTGAag GATTATGCtccaaagaacagaagagagTATGGTTTGCAGATGGTATACTGCCCAATGGTGAAGTTGCAGATACAACAAAATTATCATCTGGAAGTAAAAAATGTTCTGAAGACATGAGTCCTCTCTTACCTGATATGCCCTTG ACAGTAAACACAATGGATCATGCCCATTCTACTACAGTGGAAAAAGCAAACAATGAGATAGGAGATATTACAAGAAATGAGATAATTCGGAGTCCTATTTCTCAGGTTCCATCTGCGGAAAAACTGCCTATAAACACAGGAACCGAGGGATTACCTACTTCTTGTTCTTTTACACTAAATGATGATGTTTTTGCAGAAGTTGAGGGACCACCTAGTCCTACTGGTGTCTTAGTTCACAGCAATTTACCTGTTGCTAGTACTTCAGATTATAGGTTACTGTGTGGTATTGACAAGAATGTTTGCAATAAGCTTAGTCTTCTACCTAATGATGAGGACAGTTTGCCCCCTCTTCTGGTTGCATCTGGAGAAAAGGGATCAG TGGCTGTAGTAGAGGAACACCCATCTCATGAGCAGATCATTTTGCTTCTTGAAGGAAAAAGTTTTCGTCCTGTTACATTTGTCCTAAATGCTAATCTACTGGTGAATGTCAAGTTAGTATTTT ATTCCTCAGACAAATACTGGTACTTCTCAACCAATGGACTGCATGGCTTGGGACAGGCAGAAATTATTATTCTGTTATTATGTTTGCCAAATGAAGATACTATTCCAAAGGACATCTTCAAACTATTTATCACCATCTATAAGGATGCTCTAAAAG gaaaatacatagaaaacttGGACAATATTACTTTTACTGAGAGTTTTCTCGGTAGTAAGGATCATGGAGGATTTCTGTTTATTACACCTACTTTTCAGAAACTTGATGATCTCCTGTTACCAAGTAATCCTTTTCTTTGTGGAATTCTTATTCAGAAGCTAGAGATTCCCTGGGCAAAGGTTTTTCCTATGCGCTTAATGTTGAGACTGGGTGCAGAATATAAAG CATATCCTGCTCCTCTAACGAGTGTTAGAGGCCGAAAACCTCTCTTCGGAGAAATAGGACACACCATTATGAACTTACTTGTT gACCTTCGAAATTACCAGTACACCTTGCATAATATAGATCAGCTATTGATTCATATGGAAATGGGGAAGAGCTGCATAAAAATACCTCGGAAAAAATATAATGAT GTAATGAAGGTTATAAATTCTTCTAATGAGCATGTCATTAGCATTGGAGCTAGTTTTAGTACTGAAGCAGATTCTCACCTAGTCTGTATACAGAATGATGGCATTTATCAAACACAGGCCAACAGTGCCACTGGCCATCCTAGAAAAG TGACAGGTGCAAGTTTTGTGGTATTCAATGGAGCCCTAAAAACATCTTCAGGATTTCTTGCTAAGTCCAGCATAGTTGAAG ATGGCTTAATGGTACAAATAACGCCAGAGACTATGGATGGCTTGCGGCTTGCTCTACGAGaacaaaaagactttaaaattacatgtggGAAAGTTGATGCTGTAGACCTAAGAGAATATGTGGATATCTGCTGGGTAGAttctgaagaaaaaggaaacaaagg TGTTATTAGTTCAGTGGATGGAATATCATTACAAGGATTtccaagtgaaaaaataaaactggaagcaGATTTTGAAACCGATGAGAAGACTGTAAAGTGTACTGAG GTGTTCTACTTTCTAAAGGACCAGGATTTGTCTGTTTCAGCAACTCGTTATCAGTTTGCAAAAGAAATAGCCATGGCTTGTAGTGCTGCGCTGTGCCCTCACCTAAAAACTCTAAAGAGTAATGGGATGAATAAAATTGGCCTCAGAGTTTCCATTGACACTGATATG gttgAATTTCAGGCAGGATCTGAAGGCCAGCTTCTTCCTCAGCATTATTTAAATGATCTTGATAGTGCTCTAATCCCTGTGATCCATGGTGGGACCTCCAACTCTACTAGTTTACCATTAGAAATAGAATTAGTATTTTTCAttatagaaaatcttttttag
- the ZFYVE16 gene encoding zinc finger FYVE domain-containing protein 16 isoform X2 produces the protein MDSYFKAAVSDLDKLLDDFEQNPDEQDYLQDDQNTYDSNHCSVSSELASSQLTSLLPKDQQCINCCASSETCHETNQISLNKTHEGLTSIQNEKNVTGLDLLSSVDGGTSDEIRPLYMGRCSKPVCDLISDMGNLVHVTNSEEDIKQLLPDDFKSSADSLIGLDLSSASETLCASSTDCGNNTVREEQNDVNSELQNREISEAEELGIKVDTTPSDSCKYSVKENLKDKKISNQLEPVVDFNMPSALTQQSSKMFDAKDSLQHKDQPCELLKADNCLVKEEVDVAVIAATECLKGGDHTNALPCSFPENEDLYLNDSNTKDENFKLPDFSFQEDRTAIFIKQSAKEGSRDVDRKDNQDVIQDSSPTLHVSGEEIYSPLTCLPVPGSLCGSFVESKAHGDCLPQNEHKDSIQDAVLVHEEIQKNVILGGEPLEETDLLKQEKCKNITKQVGNKKEESSQMVIRVESLDHPGNTNSSTATESQMELSGANAPEFPDHCEGLLFSSSDIDGQDLDYFNIDEGMKSGALISDAELDAFLTEQYLQTSNIKSFEESVNDSKSEMNQIDMKGLDDGNVNNMYFNAETGATGESPGTNMICETVVKQNTTENGGLSLGEKSTIPVEQGLSNSKSEITNEVSVSDINSQSVHVGGARPKQLFSIPSRPRGSKEPDKPDVPNMPESEPNIANMIVPTTCTTDSTTGPQVSFNSNYIDIESNFEGGSTFVTVNEESLPVNTCKEGLVLGQKQPTWVPDSEAPNCMNCQVKFTFTKRRHHCRACGKVFCGVCCNRKCKLQYLEKEARVCVVCFETISKAQAFERMMSPTCSNLKSNHSDECATIQPLQETQTSSIPSPTTLPISALKQPNVEGLCSKEQKRVWFADGILPNGEVADTTKLSSGSKKCSEDMSPLLPDMPLTVNTMDHAHSTTVEKANNEIGDITRNEIIRSPISQVPSAEKLPINTGTEGLPTSCSFTLNDDVFAEVEGPPSPTGVLVHSNLPVASTSDYRLLCGIDKNVCNKLSLLPNDEDSLPPLLVASGEKGSVAVVEEHPSHEQIILLLEGKSFRPVTFVLNANLLVNVKLVFYSSDKYWYFSTNGLHGLGQAEIIILLLCLPNEDTIPKDIFKLFITIYKDALKGKYIENLDNITFTESFLGSKDHGGFLFITPTFQKLDDLLLPSNPFLCGILIQKLEIPWAKVFPMRLMLRLGAEYKAYPAPLTSVRGRKPLFGEIGHTIMNLLVDLRNYQYTLHNIDQLLIHMEMGKSCIKIPRKKYNDVMKVINSSNEHVISIGASFSTEADSHLVCIQNDGIYQTQANSATGHPRKVISLWNEVFVTFVCSLLQLLLGEYSLDKDEE, from the exons TCTATATGGGACGATGTAGTAAGCCTGTTTGTGATCTGATAAGCGACATGGGTAACTTAGTTCATGTAACTAATAGTGAAGAAGATATTAAACAGTTATTGCCAGATGATTTTAAGTCTAGTGCAGATTCTTTGATTGGTTTGGATTTATCTTCAGCATCAGAAACTCTTTGTGCTTCTTCAACAGACTGTGGTAATAATACTGTCAGAGAGGAACAGAATGATGTCAACTCTGAATtacaaaatagagaaattagTGAAGCTGAAGAATTGGGTATAAAAGTAGATACAACACCTTCAGATTCATGTAAATACAGtgtaaaagagaatttaaaggataaaaagaTTTCTAATCAGTTAGAACCGGTTGTTGATTTTAACATGCCATCTGCTTTGACTCAACAAAGTTCCAAAATGTTTGATGCCAAAGACAGCCTACAACACAAGGACCAGCCATGTGAACTACTGAAAGCCGATAACTGTTTGGTAAAAGAGGAAGTAGATGTGGCAGTCATAGCTGCCACAGAATGTTTAAAAGGAGGAGACCACACAAATGCTTTGCCTTGCAGTTTTCcagaaaatgaagatttataCTTAAATGACTCAAatacaaaagatgaaaatttCAAATTACCTGACTTTTCCTTTCAGGAAGATAGGACTGCTATTTTTATCAAACAATCTGCAAAAGAAGGCTCAAGAGATGTAGATCGTAAAGATAATCAAGATGTAATTCAGGATTCCTCTCCAACTCTACATGTTTCAGGTGAAGAGATATACTCCCCCCTGACCTGTCTTCCAGTACCCGGGTCTTTGTGTGGATCATTCGTTGAAAGTAAAGCACATGGTGATTGTTTACCGCAGAATGAACATAAAGATAGCATACAAGATGCAGTGCTAGTGcatgaagaaatacagaagaatgTTATTCTGGGTGGGGAACCATTGGAGGAGACTGATCTTTTGAaacaggaaaaatgtaaaaacataactAAACAGGTGGGAAATAAGAAGGAAGAGTCCAGCCAGATGGTAATCAGAGTTGAGTCTTTGGATCACCCTGGTAACACAAATTCCTCTACAGCTACAGAATCTCAGATGGAGCTTTCTGGTGCTAATGCCCCAGAGTTTCCTGATCATTGTGAAGGTCTCCTTTTTTCAAGCAGTGATATCGATGGGCAAGACTTAGATTACTTTAATATTGATGAAGGCATGAAAAGTGGTGCACTAATTAGTGATGCTGAACTTGATGCCTTTCTGACTGAACAGTATCTTCAGACTAGTAACATAAAATCATTTGAAGAAAGTGTAAATGACTCAAAATCTGAAATGAATCAGATAGACATGAAAGGCCTAGATGATGGGAATGTCAATAATATGTATTTCAATGCTGAAACAGGTGCTACTGGAGAAAGTCCTGGCACTAATATGATTTGTGAAACAGTTGTTAAACAGAATACAACAGAAAATGGTGGCctttctttaggggaaaaaagtacaaTTCCAGTTGAACAAGGGTTATCTAACAGTAAATCTGAGATTACGAATGAAGTATCAGTCTCTGATATTAACAGTCAATCTGTTCATGTTGGAGGGGCCAGACCAAAGCAATTGTTTAGCATTCCATCAAGACCAAGGGGTTCAAAGGAACCAGATAAACCAGATGTTCCAAATATGCCTGAAAGTGAGCCCAACATAGCAAATATGATTGTTCCAACCACTTGTACTACCGATTCTACAACTGGTCCTCAGGTTAGCTTCAACTCTAATTACATCGATATAGAAAGTAATTTTGAAGGTGGATCCACTTTTGTAACTGTGAATGAAGAATCTCTACCTGTAAACACTTGCAAAGAAGGCCTGGTTTTGGGCCAGAAACAACCTACTTGGGTTCCTGATTCAGAAGCTCCAAACTGTATGAACTGCCAAGTCAAATTTACTTTTACGAAACGGCGACACCACTGCCGAGCATGTGGGAAA gTATTTTGTGGTGTCTGTTGTAATAGGAAGTGTAAACTACAATATCTAGAAAAGGAAGCAAGAGTATGTGTAGTCTGCTTTGAGACTATTAGTAAAG CTCAGGCATTTGAAAGGATGATGAGTCCAACTTGTTCTAATCTTAAATCTAATCATTCTGATGAATGTGCCACCATCCAGCCTCTTCAGGAGACTCAAACATCCAGTATACCTTCACCTACAACTTTACCGATCTCAGCACTTAAACAACCAAATGTTGAag GATTATGCtccaaagaacagaagagagTATGGTTTGCAGATGGTATACTGCCCAATGGTGAAGTTGCAGATACAACAAAATTATCATCTGGAAGTAAAAAATGTTCTGAAGACATGAGTCCTCTCTTACCTGATATGCCCTTG ACAGTAAACACAATGGATCATGCCCATTCTACTACAGTGGAAAAAGCAAACAATGAGATAGGAGATATTACAAGAAATGAGATAATTCGGAGTCCTATTTCTCAGGTTCCATCTGCGGAAAAACTGCCTATAAACACAGGAACCGAGGGATTACCTACTTCTTGTTCTTTTACACTAAATGATGATGTTTTTGCAGAAGTTGAGGGACCACCTAGTCCTACTGGTGTCTTAGTTCACAGCAATTTACCTGTTGCTAGTACTTCAGATTATAGGTTACTGTGTGGTATTGACAAGAATGTTTGCAATAAGCTTAGTCTTCTACCTAATGATGAGGACAGTTTGCCCCCTCTTCTGGTTGCATCTGGAGAAAAGGGATCAG TGGCTGTAGTAGAGGAACACCCATCTCATGAGCAGATCATTTTGCTTCTTGAAGGAAAAAGTTTTCGTCCTGTTACATTTGTCCTAAATGCTAATCTACTGGTGAATGTCAAGTTAGTATTTT ATTCCTCAGACAAATACTGGTACTTCTCAACCAATGGACTGCATGGCTTGGGACAGGCAGAAATTATTATTCTGTTATTATGTTTGCCAAATGAAGATACTATTCCAAAGGACATCTTCAAACTATTTATCACCATCTATAAGGATGCTCTAAAAG gaaaatacatagaaaacttGGACAATATTACTTTTACTGAGAGTTTTCTCGGTAGTAAGGATCATGGAGGATTTCTGTTTATTACACCTACTTTTCAGAAACTTGATGATCTCCTGTTACCAAGTAATCCTTTTCTTTGTGGAATTCTTATTCAGAAGCTAGAGATTCCCTGGGCAAAGGTTTTTCCTATGCGCTTAATGTTGAGACTGGGTGCAGAATATAAAG CATATCCTGCTCCTCTAACGAGTGTTAGAGGCCGAAAACCTCTCTTCGGAGAAATAGGACACACCATTATGAACTTACTTGTT gACCTTCGAAATTACCAGTACACCTTGCATAATATAGATCAGCTATTGATTCATATGGAAATGGGGAAGAGCTGCATAAAAATACCTCGGAAAAAATATAATGAT GTAATGAAGGTTATAAATTCTTCTAATGAGCATGTCATTAGCATTGGAGCTAGTTTTAGTACTGAAGCAGATTCTCACCTAGTCTGTATACAGAATGATGGCATTTATCAAACACAGGCCAACAGTGCCACTGGCCATCCTAGAAAAG taatttctcTCTGGAATGAGGTGTTTGTCACCTTTGTTTGCTCTCTGCTCCAACTCCTCTTAGGGGAGTACAGTCTGGATAAGGATGAAGAATGA